From the genome of Amycolatopsis sp. NBC_01488, one region includes:
- the frc gene encoding formyl-CoA transferase has translation MGKALEGVRVLDMTHVQSGPSSTQLLAWLGADVIKLETPGRGDITRGQLRDLPGVDSLYFTMLNANKRSITLNMKSAEGKEVFERLVSGVDILVENFGPGVVDRFGYPWDKLSALNPRLIYASIKGFGPGRYADFKAYEVIAQAMGGAMSTTGFEDGPPTATGAQIGDSGTGIHLVAAILAALYQRTSTGRGQRVQVAMQDAVLNLCRVKLRDQQRLAHGPLGEYPNDHFGDEVPRSGNASGGGQPGWAVKCAPGGPNDYIYVIVQPPGWAPLARLIGKAELAEDPAWATPEVRLSKLDKMFALVEEWTEKHTKWEVLEKLNAHNIPCGPILSTKELIEDDTLAELGSVVEVAHPERGSFKTVGCPLKLSDSPVEIERSPLLGEHNDEVLAELGYGEAELEKFRAAGVI, from the coding sequence ATGGGTAAGGCACTGGAGGGCGTCCGCGTCCTCGACATGACGCACGTGCAGTCCGGACCGTCGTCGACGCAGCTGCTGGCCTGGCTCGGCGCGGACGTGATCAAGCTCGAAACCCCCGGCCGGGGCGACATCACGCGCGGCCAGCTGCGCGACCTGCCCGGAGTGGACAGTCTCTACTTCACGATGCTCAACGCGAACAAGCGCAGCATCACGCTGAACATGAAGAGCGCCGAGGGCAAGGAAGTCTTCGAGAGGCTCGTGTCCGGAGTGGACATCCTGGTCGAGAACTTCGGCCCGGGCGTCGTCGACCGGTTCGGCTACCCGTGGGACAAACTCTCGGCGCTCAACCCGCGGCTGATCTACGCCTCGATCAAGGGGTTCGGCCCCGGCCGCTACGCCGATTTCAAGGCCTACGAAGTGATCGCGCAGGCCATGGGCGGCGCGATGAGCACCACCGGCTTCGAGGACGGACCCCCGACCGCGACCGGCGCGCAGATCGGCGACTCCGGCACCGGCATCCACCTGGTGGCCGCCATCCTCGCCGCGCTCTACCAGCGGACCTCCACCGGACGTGGCCAGCGCGTCCAGGTCGCCATGCAGGACGCCGTGCTCAACCTGTGCCGGGTCAAGCTGCGCGACCAGCAGCGCCTGGCACACGGGCCGCTCGGCGAGTACCCGAACGACCACTTCGGCGACGAGGTCCCGCGCTCGGGCAACGCCTCCGGCGGCGGCCAGCCCGGCTGGGCGGTCAAGTGCGCGCCCGGCGGGCCGAACGACTACATCTACGTGATCGTCCAGCCACCCGGCTGGGCGCCACTCGCCCGCCTGATCGGCAAGGCGGAGCTGGCCGAGGACCCGGCGTGGGCCACCCCGGAGGTCCGGCTGTCCAAACTGGACAAGATGTTCGCCCTCGTCGAGGAGTGGACCGAGAAGCACACCAAGTGGGAAGTGCTGGAGAAGCTCAACGCCCACAACATCCCTTGTGGACCGATCCTGTCCACGAAGGAACTGATCGAGGACGACACCCTGGCCGAGCTCGGCTCGGTCGTCGAGGTTGCGCACCCGGAACGCGGCAGCTTCAAGACCGTCGGCTGCCCGCTCAAGCTGTCCGACTCGCCGGTCGAGATCGAACGGTCGCCGCTGCTGGGCGAGCACAACGACGAGGTGCTGGCCGAACTCGGCTACGGCGAGGCCGAGCTGGAGAAGTTCCGTGCGGCGGGGGTGATCTGA
- a CDS encoding acetate--CoA ligase family protein: MADRAAVEKILDQAAAEGRSSLTAPEGRAVCEAYGIPTPAERLATTAGEAVAHAGEIGLPVVLKIVSPDILHKTEAGGVLVGLKDAEAVKAGFEKIVENAKAYNADARILGVQVQQMLTEGQEVIIGSVTDPTFGKIVAFGLGGVLVEVLKDVTFRLAPTSTEEALSMIDGIQAAEILRGVRGSDPVDRDALAAVITSLGQLVADFPQLSEVDLNPVLATARGATAVDVRILVDPDAAKEPFRFTQEEILASMNRIMKPASIAVIGASAEAGKIGNSVMKNLVNGGYAGEIHPINPKAAEILDRKAYASITDVPGDVDVAVFAIPAKFVPAALEEVGKKGAAGAILIPSGFGETGNIELQDEVVAIARKHGVRILGPNIYGYYYTPENLSATFCTPYDVKGGVALSSQSGGIGMAILGFSRSAKMGVSSIVGVGNKADIDEDDLLTFFEQDDNTQLVAMHLEDLKDGRSFAETAKRVSKRKPVVVLKAGRTSQGAKAASSHTGALAGDDKVYDDILRQSGVIRAPGLNDMLEYARGIPLLPTPQGENVVIITGAGGSGVLLSDACVDNGLSLMEIPPDLDTAFRKFIPPFGAAGNPVDITGGEPPSTYRNTIALGLEDDRIHALILGYWHTIVTPPMVFAELVSEVVEEYRAKGIHKPVVASLSGDVEVEEASDYLYDHGVVAYPYTTEKPVAVLGAKYRWARAAGLL, translated from the coding sequence GTGGCGGATCGTGCGGCGGTCGAGAAGATCCTCGACCAGGCGGCCGCCGAGGGGCGGTCTTCGCTGACCGCGCCCGAGGGGCGTGCGGTGTGCGAGGCATACGGTATCCCGACCCCGGCCGAGCGGCTGGCCACGACGGCCGGCGAGGCCGTGGCGCACGCCGGAGAGATCGGCCTGCCGGTGGTGCTCAAGATCGTTTCCCCGGACATCCTGCACAAGACCGAAGCCGGCGGCGTGCTCGTCGGGCTGAAGGACGCCGAAGCGGTGAAGGCGGGCTTCGAGAAGATCGTCGAGAACGCGAAGGCGTACAACGCCGACGCCCGGATCCTCGGCGTCCAGGTCCAGCAGATGCTCACCGAGGGCCAGGAGGTGATCATCGGCTCGGTCACCGACCCGACCTTCGGCAAGATCGTCGCGTTCGGCCTCGGCGGAGTGCTGGTGGAGGTGCTCAAGGACGTCACCTTCCGGCTCGCGCCGACGAGCACCGAGGAAGCACTGTCGATGATCGACGGTATCCAGGCGGCGGAAATCCTGCGGGGGGTCCGTGGTTCGGATCCTGTAGACCGTGACGCGCTCGCCGCCGTGATCACCAGCCTCGGCCAGCTCGTCGCCGACTTCCCGCAGCTGTCCGAAGTGGACCTCAACCCGGTGCTCGCGACCGCACGCGGGGCCACCGCGGTCGACGTCCGGATCCTGGTCGACCCGGACGCGGCGAAGGAACCCTTCCGGTTCACCCAGGAGGAGATCCTCGCCTCGATGAACCGGATCATGAAACCGGCGTCGATCGCGGTGATCGGCGCGTCGGCCGAAGCCGGCAAGATCGGCAACTCGGTGATGAAGAACCTGGTCAACGGCGGGTACGCGGGCGAGATCCACCCGATCAACCCCAAGGCCGCCGAGATCCTCGACCGCAAGGCCTACGCGAGCATCACCGACGTCCCCGGCGACGTGGACGTCGCGGTCTTCGCCATCCCGGCGAAGTTCGTTCCCGCGGCCTTGGAAGAGGTCGGCAAGAAGGGCGCGGCCGGGGCGATCCTCATTCCGTCCGGCTTCGGCGAGACCGGCAACATCGAGCTGCAGGACGAGGTCGTCGCGATCGCGCGCAAGCACGGCGTCCGCATCCTCGGGCCGAACATCTACGGCTACTACTACACGCCGGAGAACCTGTCCGCGACGTTCTGCACACCGTATGACGTCAAGGGCGGCGTGGCCCTCTCGTCGCAGAGCGGCGGCATCGGGATGGCGATCCTCGGCTTCAGCCGCTCGGCGAAGATGGGCGTGTCCTCGATCGTCGGCGTGGGGAACAAGGCCGACATCGACGAGGACGACCTGCTCACCTTCTTCGAGCAGGACGACAACACCCAGCTCGTCGCGATGCACCTCGAGGACCTCAAGGACGGTCGCTCGTTCGCCGAAACGGCTAAGCGGGTTTCGAAGCGCAAGCCGGTCGTCGTGCTCAAGGCCGGGCGGACGTCGCAGGGCGCCAAGGCGGCCAGCTCGCACACCGGCGCGCTGGCCGGCGACGACAAGGTGTACGACGACATCCTGCGCCAGAGCGGCGTGATCCGGGCGCCCGGGCTGAACGACATGCTCGAGTACGCCCGCGGCATCCCGCTGCTGCCGACGCCGCAGGGCGAGAACGTCGTCATCATCACCGGTGCCGGCGGCTCGGGCGTGCTGCTCTCGGACGCCTGCGTCGACAACGGGCTGAGCCTGATGGAGATCCCGCCGGACCTCGACACGGCGTTCCGGAAGTTCATCCCGCCCTTCGGCGCGGCCGGCAACCCGGTCGACATCACCGGCGGCGAACCGCCCTCGACCTACCGCAACACCATCGCGCTGGGCCTCGAGGACGACCGCATCCACGCCCTGATCCTGGGCTACTGGCACACCATCGTCACCCCGCCGATGGTGTTCGCCGAACTGGTGTCCGAAGTGGTCGAAGAGTACCGCGCGAAGGGCATCCACAAGCCCGTCGTCGCGTCGCTCTCCGGCGACGTCGAAGTCGAAGAGGCGAGTGACTACCTCTACGACCACGGCGTCGTCGCCTACCCGTACACGACCGAGAAGCCCGTGGCGGTGCTCGGCGCGAAGTACCGCTGGGCGCGGGCCGCGGGCCTGCTCTGA
- a CDS encoding OFA family MFS transporter, with the protein MTAATYQEITDENGRVYRVGESPQDLMGRSRSWMVWLPWIAMMAVSVFEYGWGAVEGTLEEKYGWTLSDAFWLASIWAVFQAGVAFPAGRLRERNVVSAKTAMLVGAVCSGIGYFTIAHSGNLMLAFIGYSVLGGTGAGLVYATCINMVGKWYPEKRGARTGFVNGGFAYGSVPFIYLFSAFLGHENVTGVLDGIGLYMLIVVGVCGFLFKDPPKSWWPKEVDPISWAKGKTGVKSLAKNPPAVRQFTPMEAIRTGMLPLMWMSLVIIGGVSLFGINFQVPFAKESHFGAFVAASSAGVLAIVNGTGRAVVGWASDKLGRKQTLTLVLVIAAFAQFGVLYAGNTHNLVLFMVFAFLTGFGGGAFYPLFAALVPDYFGENNNASNYGLVYSAKLVGGVGGGGLAAGVVSAWGYTGAYILAGCIALLSAVLTLFLRQPGRTRHQLAETELVARPSAAAGG; encoded by the coding sequence ATGACCGCAGCCACATACCAGGAGATCACTGACGAGAACGGACGGGTGTACCGGGTAGGCGAGTCCCCGCAGGACCTCATGGGGCGCTCGCGCAGCTGGATGGTCTGGCTGCCCTGGATCGCCATGATGGCGGTCAGCGTGTTCGAGTACGGCTGGGGCGCCGTCGAGGGCACGCTGGAGGAGAAGTACGGCTGGACGCTGTCGGACGCGTTCTGGCTGGCGAGCATCTGGGCGGTGTTCCAGGCCGGGGTGGCGTTCCCGGCGGGCCGGCTCAGAGAGCGCAACGTCGTCTCGGCCAAGACGGCGATGCTGGTCGGGGCCGTGTGCAGCGGCATCGGCTACTTCACGATCGCGCACAGCGGGAACCTGATGTTGGCGTTCATCGGGTACTCGGTCCTCGGCGGCACCGGCGCCGGGCTCGTGTACGCGACCTGCATCAACATGGTCGGCAAGTGGTACCCGGAGAAGCGCGGCGCGCGGACCGGGTTCGTGAACGGCGGCTTCGCCTACGGTTCGGTGCCGTTCATCTACCTGTTCAGCGCGTTCCTCGGGCACGAGAACGTGACCGGGGTACTGGACGGCATCGGCCTGTACATGCTGATCGTCGTCGGCGTGTGCGGGTTCCTGTTCAAGGACCCGCCGAAGAGCTGGTGGCCGAAGGAGGTCGACCCGATCTCCTGGGCGAAGGGCAAGACGGGCGTGAAGAGCCTGGCCAAGAACCCGCCGGCGGTCCGGCAGTTCACGCCGATGGAGGCCATCCGGACCGGCATGCTCCCGCTGATGTGGATGAGCCTGGTGATCATCGGCGGGGTCTCGCTGTTCGGCATCAACTTCCAGGTGCCGTTCGCCAAGGAGAGCCACTTCGGCGCGTTCGTCGCGGCCTCTTCGGCCGGTGTGCTGGCCATCGTGAACGGCACCGGCCGCGCGGTCGTCGGCTGGGCGTCGGACAAGCTGGGGCGCAAGCAGACGCTCACGCTGGTGCTGGTGATCGCGGCCTTCGCCCAGTTCGGCGTGCTGTACGCCGGGAACACGCACAACCTGGTGCTGTTCATGGTGTTCGCGTTCCTGACCGGGTTCGGCGGCGGCGCCTTCTACCCGCTGTTCGCCGCGCTCGTGCCGGACTACTTCGGCGAGAACAACAACGCGTCGAACTACGGCCTGGTCTACAGCGCGAAACTGGTCGGCGGCGTCGGCGGCGGCGGGCTCGCCGCGGGCGTCGTCAGCGCGTGGGGCTACACCGGCGCGTACATCCTCGCCGGGTGCATCGCGCTCCTTTCGGCGGTGCTGACGCTGTTCCTGCGCCAGCCCGGCCGGACCCGCCACCAGCTCGCCGAAACCGAGCTGGTGGCGCGGCCTTCAGCCGCGGCCGGCGGCTGA
- a CDS encoding GntR family transcriptional regulator, giving the protein MSQPASPLPDRGPSGRRTAKGSLSSTAAKRVERPAPLRQVVYEALAELIINRTLEPGQHLVEADLAEYLGVSRQPVREALQRLQSEGWVDLRPAQGAFVHLPTDEEADQLLSVRSVLETHSAKLAAGNATPEDVRRLWDLQQAGVQALHAEDTEGLVAANAALHAFITQLSGNAVLAELIGLVDRRVRWYYTPIAQPRGRDAWSEHDELIHAISDGDTGAAEKIMAKHTERTRQAYHERPEAPRS; this is encoded by the coding sequence GTGAGCCAGCCCGCTTCCCCGCTCCCCGACCGCGGCCCGAGCGGCCGCCGCACGGCCAAGGGCTCGCTCAGCTCGACCGCCGCCAAGCGCGTCGAACGGCCGGCCCCGCTGCGCCAGGTCGTCTACGAGGCTCTCGCCGAGCTGATCATCAATCGCACCCTCGAACCCGGGCAGCACCTGGTCGAAGCCGACCTCGCCGAGTACCTCGGCGTCAGCCGGCAGCCCGTCCGCGAAGCCCTGCAGCGGCTGCAGAGCGAAGGCTGGGTCGACCTCCGCCCCGCCCAGGGCGCGTTCGTGCACCTGCCGACCGACGAGGAGGCCGACCAGCTGCTGAGCGTCCGCAGCGTGCTGGAGACGCACTCCGCGAAGCTCGCCGCCGGCAACGCGACCCCGGAGGACGTCCGGCGCCTGTGGGACCTGCAGCAGGCCGGAGTCCAGGCACTGCACGCCGAAGACACCGAAGGCCTGGTCGCGGCCAACGCCGCCCTCCACGCGTTCATCACCCAGCTGTCGGGGAACGCCGTGCTCGCGGAGCTGATCGGGCTCGTCGACCGCCGGGTCCGCTGGTACTACACGCCGATCGCCCAGCCCCGCGGGCGGGACGCGTGGAGCGAGCACGACGAGCTGATCCACGCGATCTCCGACGGCGACACCGGCGCCGCGGAGAAGATCATGGCCAAGCACACCGAACGGACCCGCCAGGCCTACCACGAACGTCCGGAAGCTCCCCGATCCTGA
- a CDS encoding 2-dehydropantoate 2-reductase: protein MKVAVLGAGAIGAYVGAALHRGGTEVHLIARRAHLAAMREHGVRVLSPRGDFTAHPHVTDDPAEVGPVDFVFLGLKANSYAACGPLLAPLLGPDTAVVAAQNGIPWWYFHGLAGHPLEGHRVETVDPGGSVTAVLELRRAIGCVVYCSTVIEEPGVIRHLEGTRFSLGEPDGEISARCKVLSAAMIAGGLKAPVEPRLRDDIWIKLMGNVAFNPLSALTRATMAQMCEHDDTRALVATMMTETLAIARAAGSDPGVSVEKRIDGAWRVGHHKTSMLQDLEAGKPLEIDAIIGAVVELAGLTGVPAPALRHVHAAISLLDHTSNPPVPVGAH, encoded by the coding sequence ATGAAGGTGGCTGTTCTCGGGGCCGGGGCGATCGGTGCCTACGTCGGGGCCGCGCTGCACCGCGGCGGGACCGAGGTGCACCTGATCGCCCGGCGGGCCCACCTCGCGGCGATGCGCGAGCACGGCGTCCGCGTGCTCAGCCCGCGCGGCGACTTCACCGCGCACCCGCACGTCACGGACGACCCGGCCGAAGTCGGCCCCGTCGACTTCGTGTTCCTCGGGCTGAAAGCGAACTCCTACGCCGCGTGCGGACCGCTCCTCGCCCCGCTGCTCGGCCCGGACACCGCGGTCGTGGCCGCGCAGAACGGGATCCCGTGGTGGTACTTCCACGGCCTGGCCGGGCATCCGCTCGAAGGGCACCGCGTCGAGACCGTCGACCCGGGTGGCTCGGTCACCGCCGTGCTGGAGCTGCGGCGCGCGATCGGCTGCGTCGTCTACTGCTCCACGGTCATCGAGGAACCGGGCGTGATCCGGCACCTGGAAGGCACCCGGTTCTCCCTCGGCGAGCCGGACGGCGAGATCTCCGCCCGGTGCAAGGTGCTCAGCGCGGCGATGATCGCCGGCGGCCTCAAGGCGCCGGTCGAACCGCGGCTGCGCGACGACATCTGGATCAAGCTGATGGGCAACGTCGCCTTCAACCCGCTCTCGGCGCTGACCCGGGCGACGATGGCCCAGATGTGCGAGCACGACGACACGCGCGCGCTGGTCGCCACGATGATGACCGAAACCCTGGCCATCGCCCGTGCGGCCGGCAGCGACCCCGGCGTCTCGGTCGAGAAGCGCATCGACGGCGCCTGGCGCGTCGGCCACCACAAGACGTCGATGCTGCAGGACCTCGAAGCGGGCAAGCCCCTCGAGATCGACGCGATCATCGGCGCGGTCGTGGAGCTGGCCGGTCTCACCGGCGTGCCCGCGCCCGCGCTGCGGCACGTCCACGCCGCCATCTCGCTGCTCGACCACACCAGCAACCCGCCCGTCCCCGTCGGGGCGCACTGA